The proteins below are encoded in one region of Thermodesulfovibrionales bacterium:
- a CDS encoding polymer-forming cytoskeletal protein — MFSRNTEKLESFVGSNSHFKGDIKTKGTLRIDGTLEGNVEADWVVLGERARLKGNVNARGVIAGGRIEGTITSREVLEIRPKGLVIGDISTAKLTVVEGGILQGRSTMQQEESKVIELQPKDRAREI, encoded by the coding sequence ATGTTTTCACGAAACACGGAGAAACTCGAATCGTTCGTCGGAAGTAACAGCCATTTTAAAGGCGACATAAAGACGAAGGGAACGCTCAGGATAGACGGAACCCTTGAAGGGAATGTAGAGGCAGATTGGGTCGTTTTAGGCGAGAGGGCGAGACTGAAGGGCAATGTGAACGCGAGAGGGGTGATTGCGGGCGGGAGGATTGAAGGCACCATCACATCCCGGGAAGTCCTCGAGATCAGGCCGAAGGGGCTGGTCATCGGCGATATAAGTACGGCAAAGCTTACGGTAGTGGAAGGCGGCATACTCCAGGGCCGCTCGACGATGCAGCAGGAAGAGTCGAAAGTCATCGAACTGCAGCCGAAGGACAGGGCGAGGGAGATTTGA
- a CDS encoding DUF177 domain-containing protein: protein MKILLSDITEDGLDLAFEDAFESGPFKALSPVKASLHVDKFSSEVLIAGEVKASLELQCSRCLKLFPRDTDIEVNAVYHPLDDLKGEERHEVKDDELDMGFYSGDELDILELVKEQVILNIPIKPLCSESCRGICPICGTDLNTGTCSCRQTSADPRLAVLKKLLDDRKE, encoded by the coding sequence ATGAAGATACTGTTATCGGACATAACGGAAGACGGGCTTGATTTGGCCTTTGAGGATGCCTTCGAGTCAGGACCCTTCAAAGCGCTCTCTCCGGTCAAGGCTTCGCTCCATGTCGACAAGTTCAGTTCCGAGGTTCTCATCGCGGGCGAAGTGAAAGCCTCCCTTGAACTTCAGTGCAGCAGATGTCTCAAGCTCTTTCCCCGGGATACGGACATCGAAGTCAATGCGGTCTACCACCCCCTCGATGACCTGAAAGGCGAAGAACGACATGAAGTCAAAGACGATGAACTTGACATGGGCTTTTATTCAGGTGATGAACTCGACATCCTGGAGCTTGTTAAGGAGCAGGTGATCCTGAATATTCCGATCAAACCCCTCTGCAGCGAATCATGCAGGGGGATCTGCCCGATTTGCGGAACGGATCTGAATACCGGTACCTGTTCATGCAGACAGACGAGTGCTGACCCGAGACTTGCGGTGTTAAAAAAATTATTGGATGATAGAAAGGAGTAA
- the rpmF gene encoding 50S ribosomal protein L32 → MANPTHRHTRTRRDKRRANWKGAMPNLSACPECKEMKESHRVCASCGSYNGRKVLETLEKE, encoded by the coding sequence ATGGCAAACCCCACGCATAGACATACGAGGACGAGGAGAGACAAGAGGAGGGCAAACTGGAAGGGCGCGATGCCGAATCTCAGCGCCTGTCCCGAATGCAAGGAGATGAAGGAGTCCCACAGGGTGTGTGCGAGCTGTGGTTCCTATAACGGTCGTAAGGTTCTTGAGACGCTCGAGAAGGAATGA
- the plsX gene encoding phosphate acyltransferase PlsX, with translation MRIALDAMGGDFAPAVTIEGAVETVGESEDIDITLVGDEPSILRELTGKRYPPSRLQIKHASQTVEMDEPTLIAVRKKKDSSIKRAVELVKNGEADAVVSAGHSGVAMAISLLMLGASKGVDRPAIATIMPTLKGPFVLIDAGANVDCTPENLSQFALMGDAYCKAMFDIPEPKIALLSIGEEDTKGNVVTKEAFKLIKDAGVNFIGNIEGKDIFSGDADVVVCDGFVGNIVLKTSEGLAEVIMKMLKREISDAATGRMGYLLMKPALRKFKKKTDYAEYGGAPLLGINGTSIISHGRSSAKAIRNAVRVAHEFSRKKVYEKIIDEINNLPSLKPLCDIVIGDGA, from the coding sequence ATGAGGATTGCCCTTGATGCAATGGGAGGCGATTTTGCGCCTGCCGTAACGATCGAGGGTGCCGTAGAAACGGTTGGTGAGAGCGAAGATATCGATATCACCCTCGTCGGAGACGAACCTTCGATCCTGAGGGAGCTGACCGGAAAGAGATACCCCCCAAGCAGGCTCCAGATAAAGCATGCATCTCAGACTGTAGAGATGGATGAACCCACGCTTATTGCCGTAAGGAAGAAAAAGGACTCTTCGATCAAAAGGGCGGTAGAACTGGTGAAAAACGGAGAGGCCGACGCCGTGGTGAGTGCGGGTCATTCCGGTGTCGCCATGGCGATCTCCCTCCTCATGCTCGGTGCATCGAAGGGCGTTGACAGGCCCGCCATCGCGACTATCATGCCGACGTTAAAAGGCCCTTTTGTGCTTATCGATGCCGGTGCAAACGTCGACTGCACGCCGGAGAACCTCTCTCAGTTTGCTCTCATGGGTGATGCGTACTGCAAGGCGATGTTCGATATCCCTGAGCCGAAGATTGCGCTCCTGAGCATCGGTGAGGAGGATACGAAGGGGAATGTTGTGACGAAGGAGGCGTTCAAGCTCATAAAGGATGCCGGGGTGAATTTCATCGGCAATATTGAGGGAAAAGACATTTTTTCGGGCGATGCCGATGTCGTGGTCTGTGACGGCTTTGTGGGCAATATCGTGCTCAAGACGAGTGAGGGACTCGCAGAGGTGATCATGAAGATGCTCAAGCGGGAGATATCCGATGCTGCTACGGGAAGGATGGGATATCTGCTTATGAAGCCGGCGCTGAGAAAATTCAAGAAGAAGACGGATTATGCGGAATACGGCGGCGCGCCGCTGCTCGGCATCAACGGCACCTCTATCATCAGCCACGGAAGGTCCTCGGCGAAGGCGATACGAAATGCCGTAAGGGTCGCTCATGAGTTTTCGAGGAAAAAGGTTTATGAAAAGATCATTGATGAGATTAATAATCTCCCTTCCCTGAAACCGCTCTGCGATATCGTTATAGGAGACGGTGCTTGA
- a CDS encoding beta-ketoacyl-ACP synthase III, with product MIRSRITGTGSYVPERILTNHELEKMIDTSDTWITERTGIKERRVAEKEQAASDLAYCASKAALKSAGLKAKDIDLILVATVTGDMLLPATACILQGRLGAKKAAAFDVNAACSGFIYGLSVADAFIKSGNAKRVLVVGSEVLTKFTDWEDRTTCVLFGDGAGAAVLEATKEKRGIMSVKIYSDGSMWNLLHTPGGGSRNPASKETVRKNMHFIKMKGNETFRIAVRTLEALVVDTLKENKLKPSQLSLLIPHQANLRIIQATAERLHLPLERVLINLDRYGNTSAASIPLALDEAVRTGRIRKGEHVLLEAFGGGLTWASALIKW from the coding sequence TTGATCAGGTCCAGGATAACAGGGACCGGATCCTATGTTCCGGAGAGAATCCTCACGAATCACGAACTCGAAAAGATGATCGATACGTCCGATACGTGGATAACGGAAAGGACGGGAATAAAGGAACGACGGGTGGCCGAAAAGGAGCAGGCGGCTTCCGATCTCGCCTACTGTGCTTCAAAGGCCGCTCTGAAAAGCGCCGGATTGAAGGCGAAGGATATCGATCTGATTCTCGTAGCGACGGTAACCGGCGACATGCTGCTGCCGGCGACCGCATGCATCCTTCAGGGCAGGCTCGGCGCGAAGAAGGCTGCCGCCTTCGACGTGAACGCAGCCTGTTCCGGTTTTATCTATGGTCTTTCAGTCGCTGACGCATTCATAAAGAGCGGAAACGCGAAGCGCGTTCTCGTCGTCGGTTCGGAGGTCCTCACGAAGTTTACGGACTGGGAGGACAGAACGACGTGTGTCCTCTTCGGCGACGGCGCCGGTGCTGCGGTACTCGAGGCTACGAAGGAGAAGAGGGGAATCATGTCCGTAAAAATATATTCTGACGGGAGCATGTGGAACCTCCTCCACACCCCTGGCGGTGGCTCACGGAATCCCGCTTCGAAGGAAACGGTGAGAAAGAACATGCATTTCATCAAAATGAAGGGGAATGAGACATTCAGGATCGCCGTCCGAACGCTCGAAGCGCTTGTCGTCGATACCTTGAAGGAGAACAAACTCAAGCCGTCCCAGCTTTCCCTCCTCATACCCCATCAGGCAAACCTGAGGATTATCCAGGCAACGGCCGAGCGATTGCATCTCCCCCTTGAACGTGTTCTCATCAACCTGGACCGGTACGGCAACACCTCTGCCGCATCGATTCCGTTGGCCCTCGATGAAGCGGTGAGGACGGGGAGGATAAGGAAGGGCGAGCATGTCCTCCTTGAAGCATTCGGCGGAGGGCTTACCTGGGCGTCTGCGCTGATTAAGTGGTGA
- a CDS encoding alginate export family protein gives MKKNVVCFCIILSVSLIFVASVFAEDLKFDYGGSFRLRQEIWDDVVTLGTSDKGAAADRNFLRWRTSIWGSVDYEQKFGAYLRFTNEMFWYGLGPFKPAENSTSQPGGASGFYAGELVFDNLYADGNSIFGLPVDLRIGRQDFLGPNVYGEGFLFMDGTPGDGSRTFYFNAFKARVRFAQSASLDLMYITDPKTDIYLPSLHEGTKVQLCGSNEQAFVGYGRIKIDTVQVEPYYVYKTEQPITPNQQLRLNTAGARVVASPAGGWNMGIEGAYQWGNYDSGSQFNDRRGYGGYVFVGRKYENVGLKPEWDLRYIYLSGDDPKTTTKNETWDPLFSRNPYWNELFIYTLIPETTRYGGPIPGYWTNLELVKASLKVNFSEATSFTGTLQYLWAPQKTAGLPSAMFTNNGHGRGYLPTALLSHRFTKNLDGFLQLEYFVPGDFYNSKDNATFFRWQLQYKI, from the coding sequence GTGAAAAAGAATGTTGTGTGCTTCTGCATTATCCTCTCGGTGAGTCTCATCTTCGTCGCGTCGGTCTTCGCGGAAGATCTGAAGTTCGATTACGGCGGATCCTTCAGATTGAGGCAGGAGATCTGGGATGATGTTGTAACCCTCGGAACGAGCGACAAGGGAGCCGCCGCCGACAGGAACTTCTTGCGGTGGAGAACTTCTATTTGGGGCAGCGTGGATTACGAGCAGAAATTCGGTGCTTACCTCAGGTTCACGAATGAGATGTTCTGGTATGGCCTCGGTCCCTTTAAGCCCGCAGAAAACAGTACATCCCAACCGGGAGGGGCGAGCGGATTTTATGCCGGTGAGCTTGTTTTCGATAATCTCTACGCCGATGGAAACAGCATATTCGGCCTCCCCGTCGACCTGCGGATTGGGCGGCAGGATTTCCTCGGTCCTAATGTCTACGGAGAGGGATTCCTCTTCATGGACGGAACGCCCGGCGACGGATCGAGGACCTTTTATTTTAACGCCTTCAAGGCACGGGTAAGATTTGCGCAGTCCGCGAGTTTGGACCTCATGTATATCACGGACCCCAAGACCGACATATACCTGCCCTCGCTCCACGAGGGCACCAAGGTGCAATTGTGCGGTTCCAATGAGCAGGCATTTGTCGGTTACGGAAGGATCAAAATAGATACGGTCCAAGTCGAGCCCTATTATGTGTACAAAACCGAGCAGCCCATCACCCCGAATCAGCAGCTCAGGCTCAACACAGCCGGGGCGAGGGTCGTAGCGTCTCCTGCCGGCGGATGGAATATGGGAATTGAAGGCGCCTACCAGTGGGGAAACTACGACAGCGGGTCGCAATTTAACGACAGGAGAGGATACGGGGGATATGTCTTTGTCGGCCGTAAATACGAAAATGTGGGGCTGAAGCCTGAGTGGGACCTTCGCTATATCTATCTCTCGGGCGACGACCCAAAGACGACAACCAAAAACGAAACATGGGACCCCCTCTTCTCGAGGAATCCTTATTGGAACGAACTCTTCATTTACACCCTGATACCGGAAACCACCCGGTACGGCGGCCCGATACCGGGCTACTGGACCAATCTGGAGCTCGTAAAGGCATCGTTGAAAGTAAACTTCTCGGAGGCAACTTCCTTTACCGGCACGCTTCAGTATCTCTGGGCGCCTCAAAAGACTGCAGGCCTGCCGTCAGCAATGTTCACCAACAACGGCCATGGAAGGGGATATTTGCCAACGGCACTCTTGAGCCACAGATTCACGAAGAACCTGGACGGATTTCTCCAGCTCGAATATTTTGTGCCCGGAGATTTCTATAATTCAAAGGACAACGCGACCTTCTTCAGGTGGCAGCTCCAGTATAAAATCTGA
- a CDS encoding amidohydrolase family protein, with the protein MVNVRDTGGIIDFHTHAFPDALADKAIRALEEEGGIKACLDGKVSSLLRSMDRNGIEKSVICSIATKPSQFESIISWSREVRSERIVPFPSLHPDDPMFAERIAQIRHEGFKGIKFHPYYQDFAIDEERLFPVYERIERENLIVLIHTGFDIAFEKIRKADPVKIVKVLEAFPALKMVTTHLGAWDDWEEVERHLVGKHIYMEISFSLEQLTREEARKIILRHPAGHVLFGTDSPWTDQGKAVSLLRELKLGEEREALILRENAMKLLNSV; encoded by the coding sequence ATGGTGAACGTGAGAGACACGGGAGGCATCATCGATTTTCATACGCACGCCTTTCCCGACGCCCTCGCCGACAAGGCGATAAGGGCGCTTGAAGAGGAGGGTGGCATCAAGGCCTGTCTCGACGGGAAGGTTTCGTCTCTCCTTCGTTCTATGGACAGAAACGGTATCGAGAAGAGTGTCATATGTTCTATCGCGACGAAACCGTCCCAGTTCGAGTCGATCATATCCTGGTCCAGAGAGGTCAGATCGGAGCGGATCGTCCCCTTTCCCTCCCTTCATCCCGATGACCCGATGTTCGCCGAGCGGATAGCGCAGATAAGACATGAGGGGTTCAAGGGCATAAAATTCCACCCCTATTATCAGGACTTCGCCATCGATGAGGAGAGGCTCTTTCCGGTATACGAAAGGATTGAAAGAGAGAACTTGATTGTTCTCATACATACGGGTTTCGACATCGCCTTTGAGAAGATACGGAAGGCAGATCCCGTAAAGATAGTGAAGGTTCTCGAAGCCTTTCCCGCATTGAAAATGGTCACAACCCATCTCGGGGCATGGGATGACTGGGAAGAGGTCGAGAGACACCTCGTGGGGAAGCATATCTACATGGAGATATCCTTCTCCCTCGAGCAGCTGACGAGGGAAGAGGCGAGGAAAATCATCTTACGCCATCCCGCAGGGCATGTCCTTTTCGGTACGGATTCTCCATGGACCGATCAGGGGAAGGCCGTGTCGCTTCTCAGGGAGCTCAAGCTTGGAGAGGAGCGGGAAGCCCTCATCCTGAGGGAAAACGCGATGAAGCTGCTCAATTCCGTCTGA
- the iorA gene encoding indolepyruvate ferredoxin oxidoreductase subunit alpha: MKSRDAVREQVLLSGNEAIARGAYEAGVKVASAYPGTPSTEILEHIATYEGLYAEWAPNEKVAVEVALGASFAGVRAVASMKHVGLNIAADPLFTSAYTGVRGGLVIITADDPEMHSSQNEQDNRNYAFAAKIPMLEPSDPAEARAFMKIAFDLSEEFDTPVLFRTTTRVSHVKGLVSVGDVGPSRVKAGIEKMPEKFVMLPANARKRRRELERRMERLRAFAETFPENRIEWGDKGRGFITSGVSYLYVKEAFPEASVLKLGMVYPFPETLIKNFAEEVDEVFVVEELDPFIELHVKALGVACRGKELIPPFGELNPYIVRSSITGKKRDDLFEPVEIPQRPPNLCPGCPHRGIFHAIAKLGAFVSGDIGCYTLAALKPLAGMDSCVCMGASIGNAFGIEKALGKEALGKVIAVIGDSTFIHSGITGLIDVVYNRGFTTVVILDNRTTAMTGHQPNPTTGMTVTGDYSTVIDLEALCRAIGISHVYTVNPNDLEATYKILKKEIERPEPSVVITKYPCVLLPEMRKRKDKPLYMILPENCTGCRACLRIGCPAIEWVPVTEEEAEKLGFKEKQKGYARINAVLCDGCAQCVTLCKFEAIVLDESERAER; encoded by the coding sequence ATGAAATCAAGAGACGCAGTCAGAGAACAAGTATTGCTTTCAGGCAATGAAGCGATAGCCCGCGGGGCCTATGAGGCCGGGGTCAAGGTCGCCTCAGCATATCCCGGAACTCCTTCGACAGAGATACTCGAGCATATTGCAACGTATGAAGGTCTGTACGCTGAGTGGGCTCCGAATGAGAAGGTGGCTGTTGAAGTTGCTTTAGGGGCTTCCTTCGCGGGCGTGAGGGCAGTCGCTTCGATGAAGCACGTCGGCCTCAATATCGCTGCCGATCCTCTCTTCACCTCCGCCTATACCGGCGTGAGGGGCGGCCTCGTCATCATCACAGCGGACGACCCCGAGATGCATAGTTCCCAGAACGAGCAGGACAACAGGAATTACGCCTTTGCGGCAAAGATCCCGATGTTAGAGCCGTCCGATCCTGCCGAGGCAAGGGCATTCATGAAGATCGCCTTCGACCTCAGTGAGGAGTTTGATACCCCGGTACTTTTCAGGACGACGACGAGAGTATCTCATGTGAAGGGGCTCGTCTCGGTCGGGGATGTTGGGCCTTCCCGGGTGAAGGCTGGTATCGAGAAGATGCCCGAGAAATTCGTCATGCTCCCCGCGAATGCCCGGAAGAGGCGGCGGGAACTGGAGCGGAGAATGGAAAGACTGCGTGCCTTCGCAGAGACCTTTCCCGAGAACAGGATCGAATGGGGGGACAAGGGGCGAGGGTTTATCACATCGGGAGTCTCCTATCTCTATGTGAAAGAGGCCTTTCCTGAGGCGTCTGTGCTGAAATTGGGGATGGTCTATCCCTTCCCTGAAACCTTGATAAAGAATTTCGCTGAGGAGGTTGATGAGGTATTTGTCGTCGAGGAGCTCGATCCTTTCATCGAGCTTCATGTAAAGGCCCTTGGCGTAGCGTGCAGGGGGAAAGAACTCATTCCTCCTTTCGGAGAGCTGAATCCTTACATAGTAAGGAGTTCGATAACGGGAAAGAAGAGAGATGATCTCTTCGAGCCCGTCGAGATTCCGCAGAGACCACCGAACCTCTGCCCCGGCTGCCCCCACAGGGGAATCTTCCATGCTATTGCTAAGCTCGGTGCCTTTGTGTCTGGGGATATCGGCTGCTACACGCTCGCGGCACTGAAACCCCTCGCCGGCATGGATTCCTGTGTCTGCATGGGTGCGAGCATCGGAAACGCCTTCGGGATCGAGAAGGCGCTCGGAAAAGAGGCCCTCGGGAAGGTCATTGCGGTCATCGGCGATTCCACGTTCATCCATTCGGGGATAACGGGGCTCATCGATGTCGTGTATAACCGGGGATTTACTACGGTTGTCATCCTCGACAACAGGACAACGGCGATGACCGGCCACCAACCGAATCCGACTACGGGCATGACGGTCACCGGGGACTACAGCACCGTAATAGACCTGGAGGCACTCTGCAGGGCGATAGGGATCAGCCACGTATATACGGTAAACCCCAATGATCTGGAGGCGACGTATAAGATTCTCAAGAAGGAGATCGAACGTCCTGAGCCTTCTGTCGTCATCACAAAATATCCCTGCGTCCTTCTGCCGGAGATGAGGAAGAGAAAGGATAAACCTCTCTATATGATCCTTCCCGAAAATTGCACCGGCTGCAGGGCCTGTCTGAGGATCGGTTGCCCGGCTATTGAATGGGTGCCGGTAACCGAAGAGGAGGCCGAAAAACTCGGATTTAAGGAGAAACAGAAGGGCTACGCGCGGATCAACGCGGTCCTCTGTGACGGGTGCGCACAATGCGTCACACTGTGTAAGTTCGAGGCGATCGTCCTTGACGAGAGTGAGCGTGCAGAGCGGTAA